From the Bacteroidia bacterium genome, one window contains:
- a CDS encoding energy transducer TonB, with translation MTFNSIGRTGMRSKVRRSIKGSLLAVVFLIIGAFGFFLALDRAPVGTAATDEIISVQVIERTRQLQPPPPPHHVPIPAEAVGKVSAPEVDADRDDAQGASTPLSRRTQDQQDADDDRFYPIEEAPEIIGGMSTLRKHLVYPDFAVRAGIEGSVTVLAYVNKEGIVMRTEVLRGIGAGCDEAAMDAVRKVRFKPAEQRGKPVNVKASVQVSFRLK, from the coding sequence ATGACTTTCAACAGCATCGGAAGGACCGGTATGCGATCAAAAGTCCGTCGCTCCATCAAGGGTAGTCTTCTCGCCGTCGTATTCCTCATTATCGGCGCATTCGGATTTTTCCTTGCCCTCGACAGAGCACCGGTAGGAACCGCTGCAACCGACGAAATCATCAGTGTCCAGGTGATTGAGCGAACCCGACAGCTGCAGCCGCCGCCCCCGCCGCATCATGTACCCATCCCGGCCGAAGCCGTCGGTAAGGTATCGGCACCCGAGGTGGACGCCGACCGCGACGATGCGCAAGGCGCCTCCACACCCCTTTCAAGGCGCACTCAGGATCAACAGGATGCCGATGACGACAGATTCTATCCCATCGAGGAGGCGCCGGAAATCATCGGCGGGATGAGCACACTGAGGAAGCATCTCGTCTACCCCGATTTCGCAGTTCGCGCGGGTATTGAAGGATCCGTTACCGTCCTCGCGTACGTCAACAAGGAAGGTATCGTGATGCGGACAGAAGTTTTGCGCGGCATAGGCGCTGGTTGCGACGAAGCCGCCATGGACGCCGTCAGAAAGGTACGTTTCAAACCTGCGGAGCAGCGGGGCAAACCCGTAAACGTGAAGGCCTCCGTTCAGGTCAGTTTCCGTTTAAAGTAA
- a CDS encoding ATP-binding protein → MIITRDILLERIRSALGRVPVTVLTGARQSGKTTLAREFLSEESANYFDLEDPVSLIRLDEARTALEPLSGLVVIDEVQRRPDLFPILRVLADRRSKTARFLILGSASGDLLRQSSESLAGRMERVEIGGFTLNEAGVDAMTALWLRGGFPRSFLARNEGESFAWRKQFVQSLLERDLPQWGVQVPAISLLRFWTMLAHYHGQIWKATEPAKALGVSPSTTRRYLDLLTDALMVRQLQPWHANLGKRQVKSPKIYIRDSGVLHQLLGISNENALYSHPKQGASWEGFVIEHILATEAHDDAWFWATHQGAEMNLLLRRGDKLFGVECKRRDAPKLTPSIRIAMEDLGLERVAVVYPGSKRYPLSDRVEVVPLATLATPGELFTEAEG, encoded by the coding sequence GGGCAAGACGACGCTGGCACGTGAATTTTTGTCGGAAGAATCAGCGAATTACTTCGATCTCGAAGATCCGGTGAGCCTCATTCGACTGGACGAGGCACGAACCGCACTGGAGCCACTGAGTGGTCTGGTCGTGATAGACGAAGTGCAGCGGCGTCCCGATCTGTTTCCCATCCTGCGCGTGCTGGCGGACAGGAGATCGAAAACTGCCCGCTTCCTGATTCTTGGCAGTGCCTCCGGCGATTTGCTTCGTCAGAGTTCCGAGAGTCTGGCCGGACGGATGGAGCGCGTCGAGATCGGCGGATTCACGCTAAACGAAGCAGGAGTGGACGCGATGACGGCACTCTGGCTTCGCGGCGGATTTCCGCGGTCCTTTCTTGCGAGGAACGAAGGTGAGAGCTTCGCCTGGCGCAAGCAGTTCGTTCAATCACTGCTCGAACGCGATTTGCCGCAGTGGGGCGTGCAGGTACCCGCAATCTCCCTGCTGCGCTTCTGGACCATGCTCGCCCATTACCACGGCCAAATCTGGAAGGCGACAGAACCTGCGAAAGCGCTCGGGGTCAGTCCGTCGACGACACGCCGCTATCTCGACCTGTTGACAGACGCACTCATGGTCCGGCAGCTTCAGCCCTGGCACGCCAACCTGGGTAAACGCCAGGTGAAGTCGCCAAAAATCTACATCCGCGACAGCGGCGTATTGCATCAGCTCCTCGGCATCTCGAATGAAAATGCGCTGTACTCCCATCCCAAGCAGGGTGCTTCGTGGGAAGGCTTCGTAATCGAGCATATACTCGCGACCGAGGCGCACGACGATGCCTGGTTCTGGGCCACGCATCAGGGCGCGGAAATGAATCTGCTGTTACGACGGGGGGACAAACTATTTGGTGTCGAGTGCAAGCGTCGCGACGCGCCGAAACTGACGCCATCGATACGCATCGCCATGGAGGATCTGGGTCTCGAGCGGGTGGCTGTGGTCTACCCGGGATCCAAACGCTATCCCTTGAGCGATCGCGTAGAGGTCGTGCCGCTCGCTACGCTGGCGACGCCGGGCGAGCTGTTTACGGAGGCGGAGGGATAA